In Zingiber officinale cultivar Zhangliang chromosome 1A, Zo_v1.1, whole genome shotgun sequence, the DNA window agaggaggaattggttttagtctcccgatgagcctgagcttcccatgttcgcgcCCGAAtatctaactcaagttcatcaataataactcataccactaaagagttattattatatTACCGCgccaatcctatattacaatatgggctccttcttatcatgagtgcgttagtctccctgtatttaagatatcaaatacccactaattaaatgagttactgacaactcaattaatatttagctccaagagtagtatcactcaaccttattgtcataccggactaagtccacctgcagggtttacatgacaatccttatgagctcctcaaggggacatcaccaacctatatcactaggacacattttcattatataatcaacaacacaccatataaataatatcatttcccgacttattgggcctattaatttaacgaactaaatctcaccctttgataaattaaagaaataaatattaagtatacgtgcttgttattatatcatgattaagagtacgcacttccagaATAACAGAGGTCCTATTTTTTtacagtcaatataaaaagaacaatcttaaatggtcttgctcaatacactcagagtatactagtgtaattttacaatcaagataaactaataccaaattacactacaaccattccaatggtttgtctcattccatcttggttgtgagcaactatttataatttataaggaactaataacatgatcttctgtgtgacaccacacaccatgttatcttcaatataaattaaataaacaactacatttagcatataaatgtagatatttgaccaatgtgattcctatttcaaaataaatgtttatacaaaaagctagacttttagtatatattctaacaatctcccacttatactaaaagactatgctgccataaatactgtcatacatctgattctcatcccctcaacatgccgatcaaaagcttttgccggatgggtcttagtaaaaggatctgctaggttatctgctaatgcaatcttggcgacaacaacttctcctcgctttccgatgtctcgtatcaggtggtacttgcgctcaatgtgtttactcgccttatgggctcgtggttccttcgagtttgctactgcgccactattatcacaataaattgtgacaattttgggcaaaccaggaatcacatctaagtccatcaaaaagttcctggGCCATACAGTTTCTTTGGTTGTCTCAGAggttgtcacatactcagcttccatggtggagtttgaaacgtatttctgcttaacactcctccatgatatgactccacctcctaaagtaaacacataacctaagGTAGGCTTCTCGCTCAGAtgctgcgatttacctccctcgtgatgacttTGGGTCGAGTACGACGGATGCGTTGGGGGCGAGCATTTTGCCTTTTACCACAATAACCTAAGGTAGGCTTAACAATAACTTATGTTCTAACTACTGGATATTACCAGGTTGATCATGGGCATGGTTGATTCGCTCCAAGGAGTTCAAAAGAGAAGTTACTCGAGTTCGAAGACCAAGAATCTTACAGGAAGACTGCTAAGCTTTTGCATAAAATCTAGGGCTGACATTTGAGACAAAATTCCCGACCCTTCCCGAATCCCAACCCGTTCCTGACCCGAATTTTTCCCGACCCAAATTTTACCCGACCCGAGTTATCGGGATTTTTCCCGACCCGATCAAAATCGGGAAAAGGATCGGGACCCTAGCTCTACCCGACGGGATTCctgacccgacccgacccaaatataattaaaaaatattagtattactaatatttttaatttgactttttAAAAAATGCATAGGGTTAAAGACATGTAACACATCTGGAAATATTAGTATtactaatatttttaatttgactttttAAAAATTGCCTAGGGTTAAAGACGTGTAAGTGTGTAACACATCTGGATTCTCATATTCTCGTTCAAGGTTCAACAGCCGCACGCCTTCGCCGTTCACTCCTTCGTCGTTCACGCCTTCGCCGTTCAATTGTTTAAGGCTTTAAGATCTGCATCCATATTGTGATGGTGGCACTCGTTTCTAACTACCGAAGGGGTCTCGCTCGGGATCGCTTCCTTTGACGATGACCAGATCTCCCACGGAAGACGAAGGGTAAGAGGAATAGAGAGTTTGGACTTACGATCTCTTTGTTTTCCCACTGGATCGACTGCAACAGGTTGCTTTTCACGGCCTCCTCATCGTGGATTAAGCCACAAAATACAGATCTGCTGAAAATTGAGGTAAAGCTCCCTACCATTCTTCAGGCATCATTATCTCATTCTCGATCTCCATCTCACCATTGTGAATCTGCACTCTAGCAATTGATAATTTTTGtgctaaataaaaaatatgaactTGCAGAAGATAAGATCTTGGTTTTATTTTTGTCTAACTGCAGACCTTATTACTTAACAACCACATTCAACGGCCATTCAACAACTGTACAACATCCCCTCTCGTTCAACATCAATCAACATCACATTCAACTACGTTCAAAATCGTTCATTCATGGATGCATCTAGCGGAAGTGGTAGCTCTCCTTCTACCACTCAACCTCACACATCATCTCCATCCAAAACACCAATCATTCATGAGGAAGTAGTAGATATTGGAGGCAAATGGAAAAAAGTAGCAGATGTATGGTCACATGCCAAGAAAATTATAAAGagacactacaagaatttttggatttaaccacacctaatagacaacagttttttaagaaattgttgtcttttttccatttaacaacagttttattgaaaactgttattgttcaccataatattttttaaataacaatagtttttcaaaatactGTTGTCAAATGTgtgtcaaagacaatggttttaaaaaactattgtcttttggtgttgcttatgtgataataaataacagttttattaaactgttgtctattgaatgttgttgaatcctaaaaacacaacagtttttttaacttcatgaaaaaaaaatctaaaacccACTTCTCTATGACTCTTCAAACGAACAAAAACCTATCTCCAACTCCTCCTTCGCAACTCCTCCGCGAAAGACGCTCCTCGTCGCTCTCGCTGCTTTGCCTTTAAAGTGTTAGCGCATCGACTTTTCGGCGCTTCCTTGGGAggtagaattttttgaaaatttttagaaattttttagaatataaACAGAGTCGGTATGACACATTTAATAGGGTAAATCGATTAAACTTAGAGAAAGCCTATTTTGAGTATCAATAAAGtgggagtttatttatttaataatctacATATATAAATCTAAACAATCTCATTTTTTCCCccattcctcctcttctcctgccCATCTCATCGTCACCGCGATCTCCTCTTCATTTGAGCTTCTCCGTAGAGCTCTCTCTACATTTCCGCAAACACTGCATCACGACGTTGCAGGTACTCCCCGCTCTCCAATCTCGCCCTGCCTTTCCCTCTCTCCCGCCCGCCATTTTCCTCACCGCCGCCATCGCAGATCACGCTGGCACCACTCGACTACCGCCGCCTCCTCACGCTAGGGCATCACCATATGTTAACGGTGTCGAGCCCAGCTTGGCAGTGTCGCCGCATTCCTCTCCAAGCCAACGCCGAGTTCCTCTCCCGATCTTGCTGACATCGAGCTCCTCCCTTTCGATCCAGCTGCTGTCCGTGGGAGAGCAAGCTTCACCTCTCCctagctgatcgatccatggccagcCGATTTTTTGGCTCCTGTGAACGTAGGATATCCAGATACAAGAGCTGCATCTACAAATGGACTCCTGGCCGATGCTGATCTCCCTACTTCCTGTGCCCTCGTCGCCAGGTATTCTGCAATCTCCTGAAAATATCATATATCATCGTAAATATATGAAAAGTTGAACACGAAAAGTTTCTTATTTTTGTAAGCTCATTAATTGTTAGGATCTGACCCTTGGCTTCAGACTTGCTTGCAGAGATTTGGACACAATGGCTACTATTTCTTGGTCATATAGATTGTCGAATAGGCCATCGGTTGCAGTCACAATAACATCGCCTTCACACAAGCCAATTTTGTAGGTCTACAAGTCAAGAAGATGAAACCAATGGATTAGGATTTAGGATTCATGGTTGATGGTAGTTGAAAGGGGAAGAAAGAAATTATTACCTCGATGTACTTTGAAGGATCTTCTCCCCTCTCAATCTGTAAAGGGAAGTTGAAACCataaaccattggagtggattttttgaaaacagttCCATTTCTTATCAAAATGAATCTAGAATCTCCAATGTTGGCAACATGAAGAACCTATATAACATATATAAAATTGAATGTTAAAAGAGTTTCTCATGTTGATCCTGATCGATACCAAATTTTTTTTCAACAGATTTCATCAGATTACTTGTATACAGATGTACTTCCAAAAAGAGAATGACCTTTGTCTAGACTTGAATGTGGTAATGCATTGATCCCGTAGACCTATCTACTTTGATGTTCATAACTTGATCTATACCTTACCATCTATAAATCCATTGTATATGATGGCTACATTTCAATCGGTTGTTAAA includes these proteins:
- the LOC121997068 gene encoding probable protein phosphatase 2C 71 — encoded protein: MVYGFNFPLQIERGEDPSKYIETYKIGLCEGDVIVTATDGLFDNLYDQEIVAIVSKSLQASLKPREIAEYLATRAQEVGRSASARSPFVDAALVSGYPTFTGAKKSAGHGSIS